A window from Zingiber officinale cultivar Zhangliang chromosome 7A, Zo_v1.1, whole genome shotgun sequence encodes these proteins:
- the LOC122000927 gene encoding membrane protein PM19L-like, translating to MPQAVGRNAAAPLLFLNFIMYIIVIGLASWNLNHFINGQTHHPGVAGNGATFYFLVFAILAGVVGAASKLAGANHIRSWRNDSLAAAATSSLIAWAITALAFGLACKEIAIGGYRGWRLRALEAFIIILAFTQLLYVLLLHAGMFSSKYGPGYRDPDYGVGGGPGEVKGTARV from the exons ATGCCGCAGGCAGTGGGAAGGAACGCAGCAGCTCCGTTGCTGTTCCTCAACTTCATTATGTACATTATAGTCATCGGACTCGCCAGTTGGAACCTCAACCACTTCATCAACGGCCAGACTCACCACCCTG GTGTGGCGGGCAACGGCGCAACCTTCTACTTCCTAGTCTTCGCCATTCTTGCCGGCGTGGTCGGTGCGGCCTCTAAGCTCGCCGGAGCCAACCACATCCGGTCGTGGAGGAACGACAGCCTCGCGGCCGCGGCCACCTCATCGCTCATAGCGTGGGCGATCACCGCCCTAGCCTTCGG GTTGGCGTGCAAAGAGATAGCGATCGGAGGTTACCGGGGGTGGAGGCTGAGAGCCCTGGAGGCGTTCATCATAATCCTGGCGTTCACGCAGTTGCTCTACGTGCTGCTGCTTCACGCGGGGATGTTTAGCAGCAAGTATGGACCAGGGTACAGGGATCCCGACTACGGTGTTGGAGGAGGACCTGGAGAAGTTAAGGGAACGGCCAGGGTTTAA